In one Notolabrus celidotus isolate fNotCel1 chromosome 1, fNotCel1.pri, whole genome shotgun sequence genomic region, the following are encoded:
- the LOC117814589 gene encoding rootletin-like isoform X2, which translates to MSAENSDTDSNKLESVIQRLEESVLSEEKRLTVRGPSPDAPPTCIPARVREIVTKNLNDSAGAMSSVMSIQEENRVLQGELSRLEDLLAHSRADRDELAIKYGAISERLETALRFETGDGDHDSPESRSLAQQNVDLRRRLDEEQAAYKRKLTAYQEGQQRQAQLVQKLQAKVLQYKKRCGDLEQMLQDKSSELEKQRPRSETSNGSNQDESCSNLEDSLIRLEEEQQRSSSLSAVNAMLREQLEQAGLANEALSQDIRRLTADWTKAREELEQKESDWRREEESFHSYFSREHSRLLTLWRQVVGFRRHICELKSATERDLSDMRNELSRASHTAQVSCADVSAMLSSREGGAALALDREKALRVQLEEQLRERLSEMMNFQTRTDSERSELNVRLSDSVREGERLKGLIEERDQEMMVLMRRLEEQKGNNNSDVQVLRAHTETLCDTLRDIAQTVCSDGESSSEADQDNTSSALMSLIRGSSSCRSPSPRRSTSPTRPSSSLAPISEAALSALRSAVTNKTVQLQDVRGRLLSNQSSLQQLRKQLSETELVKKDAEQRNQALQRERDAAQRERDTTQREKERLKQERDTLASEKASLEKGAQAAQSSCRALQMDCEKLQLTAAFTQRERDHEREEKEAAIQERDRAKAETQRIQKQWDQSENRASAQRGELSAVRETHQQGEVERQLLEGEKAQLSEALARVESSNAELSLLLNKMQSEDAALRDSLAKMGSMNEGLVQDKADLNTYIHQLEEEKALLQIQRREAEQEKLTLRDELVRLEQERLELDSTRISLHNTLQDSEQSRTGMEEELLGLRAERMKMQEQVTQLCAEVTSLGSELNFAREEGQRSEVALEEAGRSRAELARDKAALVVQLTASERENTVMSEELAAFRSERESLETSLFEVQQQLIQVESRREQLEMENQNLRVRCETSAAELRRVRSDEENLLAQAEREKHALTQSLNAAQLEAQQALRKTISEHQEEVERLVSEKDTLQRSLLMEHEATLKKLRQEAEEQLHRAEREREELQDELRSLQHDRDQSLLQAETEKQQALSLREAEKALLCDRVSSLQAELSAAVMEVEQMSREAAHYKEQEQIRVDALSSELQELRSQLEDAASLQERELQTSQQSCADLQSRADVALKELDQCRASLSASEESRDQLKRDVLDMERRLNQAQEAAEKSRREGADLRRSVGDVTKEREAFSQSNCQLRDSLRSAESERISLKRQCEEKEQRLAVLEENFSSAQKEGIELRSCLREVERSRLEARRELQELRRQLKVLDGEKDQKEMEAAELLARLTLEEQKEEERGKDVIGIKQKLNKAETARDSLKRELSMTVKRLEESELGWRCCEKELSAQLQEARGCEKKLQDEAKNLALRAQAAQDSAAQCSLQLSEAQGRLAATEAELNRSEAGRRDLEFRLGSIQSALTRTLGIGASGRGGRGRSPGASSASPCTLSRHQSISPLRASLSPPKDLRVSTPDVTLGSVSPERGDTPLPLPQPELDPDTLRSDLRDFLQELREAQRDRDDTRRQLGGLQRELEELMDDRDTAQSRLATLQNVLQENQEEKRGLDERLNTTLIMLQQQEEAVRRGDRERRTLTDRVKDLERALQTAETDKKNTQEQLNKQRAAEMRLEAERKRLREALEAAEARATRVELGRRSLEGELQRLKLSLGDREAESQTSQERHDSLLKKVAEGEARVSLLQREVERLSQALLKAQEGENSLKEKTSVLKKSLQEAATAHSSTQSRLAALQNTLSVAEQDKRFLQEKTEETRSSVTEGKRNISALTEHVQSLQSELSQSELRREEQETELNNFQEALRQRSASLAEAQRSAQSAQTERAAVEERLRGLQRAVAMLEAEKKDAERQAVRLEKDKNALRNTLDKVERQKLKTEEGSMRLSAEKSRLDRSLNTSEQELQESQQQILMLQTQLAEMEQSNNLCESLVKQRDEAQRESERLRSSYRDMERTLGTRERAHRHRVKGLEEQVSTLKEQLQQEMKRRQPSLPSTLLSTGN; encoded by the exons ATGAGCGCTGAAAACTCAGACACCGACTCCAACAAGCTGGAGTCAGTGATACAG AGACTGGAGGAGAGTGTTTTATCTGAGGAGAAGAGGCTGACAGTCCGGGGCCCTTCACCAGATGCCCCCCCTACATGTATACCAGCAAGAGTACGAGAGATTGTCACAAAGAACCTCAACGACAGCG CTGGAGCCATGTCCTCGGTCATGTCCATCCAGGAGGAGAACCGGGTGCTGCAGGGAGAGCTGTCTAGGCTGGAGGACCTGCTGGCGCATAGCCGAGCGGACCGGGATGAGCTCGCCATCAAGTACGGTGCAATTAGTGAGAGG CTGGAGACAGCACTACGTTTTGAGACAGGTGACGGAGACCATGATTCACCTGAGTCCCGCAGCCTGGCGCAGCAGAATGTGGATTTACGGCGGCGGCTGGATGAGGAACAGGCGGCCTACAAGCGAAAACTCACTGCCTACCAGGAGGGTCAGCAGAGGCAGGCACAGCTTGTCCAGAAGTTACAGGCCAAG GTGCTTCAATATAAAAAACGGTGTGGGGATCTGGAGCAGATGCTGCAGGATAAGTCTTCAGAGCTGGAAAAACAAAGGCCGAGG AGTGAAACATCAAACGGGAGCAATCAAGATGAATCATGCAGCAACCTTGAAGATTCTTTAATTCGTCTGGAGGAAGAACAACAAAG AAGTAGCAGTCTCTCTGCGGTGAATGCCATGCTGAGGGAGCAGTTGGAGCAGGCCGGCTTGGCCAATGAGGCTCTCAGCCAGGACATTCGCAGGCTCACTGCTGATTGGACCAAAGCCAGAGAGGAACTGGAACAAAAGGAGTCTGactggaggagagaagaggag TCTTTCCACAGTTATTTTAGCAGAGAGCATAGCCGGCTGCTGACGCTGTGGCGACAGGTGGTCGGGTTTCGGAGACATATCTGTGAACTAAAGAGCGCCACTGAAAG GGACTTGTCAGACATGCGTAACGAACTGTCTCGGGCGTCACACACCGCTCAGGTGTCCTGCGCTGATGTGTCTGCCATGCTGAGCAGCCGGGAGGGTGGAGCAGCTCTGGCCCTGGATCGGGAGAAGGCTCTGCGAGTTcagctggaggagcagctgaGAGAACGCTTGTCAGAGATGATGAATTTTCAGACCAGGACAGACTCAGAGAGAAGTGAGCTCAACGTCAG GTTGTCGGATTCGGTGCGAGAGGGGGAGAGACTGAAGGGCCTAATTGAAGAGAGAGACCAAGAAATGATGGTGCTGATGAGGAGGCTGGAG GAGCAGAAAGGTAATAATAATTCTGACGTGCAAGTGCTGAGAGCTCACACTGAGACACTGTGTGACACCCTACGAGACATTGCTCAG ACGGTTTGCTCAGATGGAGAGTCATCATCCGAGGCAGACCAAGACAACACCAGCTCTGCTCTGATGTCGTTGATCCGCGGCTCCTCCTCTTGCCGCTCCCCCTCTCCTCGCAGGTCCACCTCCCCTACTCGGCCCTCCTCCTCGCTGGCTCCCATTTCTGAAGCAGCACTGTCTGCCCTGCGCTCTGCAGTCACAAACAAGACTGTCCAGCTGCAG GATGTTCGAGGCCGTCTGCTTTCCAACCAGTCTTCATTGCAACAGCTTCGTAAACAGCTGTCAGAGACTGAGTTGGTCAAAAAAGATGCAGAACAACGTAACcaagctctgcagagagagagggatgcagcacagagagagagggataccacacagagagagaaggaacgTTTGAAGCAGGAGAGAGACACCCTGGCCAG TGAGAAGGCGAGCTTGGAGAAGGGTGCGCAGGCCGCTCAGAGCAGCTGTCGGGCCCTGCAGATGGACTGTGAGAAGCTTCAGCTGACTGCGGCGTTCACACAGCGTGAGCGAGATCacgagagggaggagaaggaagcGGCCATTCAGGAGCGAGACCGGGCCAAGGCAGAGACTCAGAGGAT TCAGAAGCAGTGGGATCAGAGCGAGAACCGAGCCTCTGCCCAGCGTGGAGAGTTGTCTGCAGTGAGGGAGACTCACCAGcagggagaggtggagaggcAGCTGCTTGAGGGAGAGAAAGCCCAACTCTCTGAAGCTCTCGCTCGG GTTGAAAGCAGTAACGCTGAGCTCTCCCTGCTGCTGAACAAAATGCAGTCTGAGGATGCAGCTCTCAGAGATTCTCTGGCTAAGATGGGAAGCATGAACGAGGGCCTGGTCCAGGACAAAGCTGACCTGAACACCTACATCCACCAG ctggaggaagagaaggCCCTTCTGCAAATTCAAAGACGAGAAGCGGAGCAGGAGAAGTTGACCCTCAGGGATGAGCTGGTCCGGTTGGAGCAGGAACGGCTGGAGCTGGACTCAACCCGTATCTCACTGCACAATACACTGCAGGACTCTGAGCAGAGCAGGACCGGGATGGAGGAAGAGCTGCTGGGTCTCAGGGCCGAGAGAATGAAGATGCAGGAGCAAGTCACACAA CTTTGTGCTGAGGTGACCTCTCTGGGATCAGAGTTGAATTTTGCCCGAGAAGAGGGCCAGCGGAGTGAGGTGGCTTTAGAGGAAGCCGGCCGCAGTCGTGCAGAACTGGCTCGAGACAAAGCAGCACTGGTGGTCCAGCTGACGGCGTcagagagggaaaacacagtGATGTCAGAGGAGCTGGCAGCTTTCAG GTCAGAGAGGGAGTCCCTGGAGACCAGCCTGTTTGAGGTGCAGCAGCAGCTTATTCAAGTGGAGTCTCGTAGAGAGCAGCTGGAGATGGAGAACCAAAACCTTAGAGTCCGCTGTGAGACTTCAGCAG CTGAACTGCGGCGAGTTCGTTCAGATGAGGAGAATCTTTTGGCCCAGGCTGAGAGGGAGAAACACGCTCTGACTCAGAGTCTAAATGCTGCACAGCTGGAGGCCCAACAGGCTTTACGCAAGACCATCTCCGAACatcaggaggaggtggagcggCTGGTCTCAGAAAAG GATACCTTGCAGCGCAGTCTGCTGATGGAGCATGAGGCCACTCTGAAGAAGCTCAGGCAGGAGGCGGAGgagcagctccacagagcggagagagaaagagaagagctgCAGGATGAACTGAGGAGCCTCCAGCATGACAGAGATCAGAGTCTGCTGCAGGCAGAGACCGAGAAACAACAG GCCCTCTCCCTGAGGGAGGCAGAGAAAGCACTGTTGTGTGACAGGGTGTcatctctgcaggctgagcttTCAGCTGCAGTCATGGAGGTTGAGCAGATGTCAAGAGAAGCAGCACATTACAAAGAGCAGGAGCAG ATCAGAGTTGATGCTCTGTCCAGCGAGCTACAGGAGCTTCGCTCTCAGCTGGAGGATGCAGCTTCTCTTCAAGAGAGGGAACTCCAGACTTCACAGCAGAGCTGTGCTGATCTTCAGTCGCGTGCTGATGTCGCTCTAAAAGAG CTGGACCAGTGCAGAGCTTCTCTCTCTGCTAGTGAGGAAAGTCGAGACCAGCTCAAGCGGGATGTGTTGGACATGGAGCGACGTCTGAACCAAGCTCAGGAAGCAGCAGAAAAGTCCAGAAGAGAGGGGGCAGACCTGCGACGCAGCGTGGGCGACGTCACCAAAGAGAGAGAAGCTTTCAGCCAATCAAACTGCCAGTTGAGAGACAGTCTGCGAAGTGCAGAGTCAGAGAGGATCAG tttgAAACGACAGTGTGAGGAGAAGGAGCAGAGGCTGGCTGTGCTGGAGGAGAATTTCTCATCTGCTCAGAAGGAAGGGATTGAGCTGCGAAGCTGTCTGAGGGAAGTTGAAAGGTCAAGACTGGAAGCTCGACGTGAACTCCAGGAACTCCGCAGACAG CTGAAGGTTCTGGATGGAGAGAAGGATCAGAAAGAGATGGAGGCTGCAGAACTACTGGCTCGCCTGACACTGgaggagcagaaagaggaggagagagggaaagatgtTATCGGTATTAAACAAAAGTTAAACAAAGCTGAAACAGCTCGAGACTCCCTCAAGAGAGAG CTTTCAATGACAGTGAAGCGTCTGGAGGAGTCCGAGCTGGGCTGGCGCTGCTGTGAGAAAGAACTGAGTGCTCAGCTGCAGGAGGCGCGTGGCTGTGAGAAGAAGCTGCAGGATGAGGCCAAGAACCTGGCACTGCGCGCTCAGGCAGCTCAGGACTCTGCTGCTCAGTGCAGCCTGCAGCTGAGTGAGGCTCAGGGGCGCCTGGCTGCCACAGAGGCTGAGCTTAACCGGTCTGAGGCCGGGAGGAGGGACCTCGAGTTTCGCCTCGGCAGCATTCAGTCAGCGCTGACACGGACGCTGGGCATCGGAGCAAGCGGGAGAGGAGGCAGGGGGAGGAGCCCAGGAGCAAGCTCTGCATCGCCGTGCACTTTATCACGCCACCAGAGCATCTCACCCCTGCGTGCATCATTGTCCCCCCCTAAAG ATCTTAGAGTGAGCACCCCTGACGTCACTTTAGGCTCAGTGTCTCCCGAAAGAGGGGACACACCGCTGCCTCTCCCTCAGCCTGAGCTGGACCCTGACACACTGCGGAGTGACCTGAGAGACTTCCTGCAGGAGCTGCGTGAGGCACAGAGGGATCgg GATGATACTCGACGGCAGCTGGGGGGCTTGCAGAGGGAGCTGGAAGAGCTGATGGATGATCGAGACACGGCTCAGAGTCGCCTCGCTACGCTGCAAAATGTCTTACAGGAAAACCAAGAAG AAAAGCGAGGACTGGATGAGCGTCTGAACACCACACTGATTATGctccagcagcaggaggaggcagtgaggagaggagacagagagaggaggactctgaccgACAGGGTGAAGGATTTAGAGCGAGCGCTGCAGACCGCTGAGacggataaaaaaaacacacag GAGCAGTTAAATAAGCAGCGCGCTGCAGAGATGCGtctggaggcagagaggaaacGTCTGCGGGAGGCGCTGGAGGCAGCTGAAGCCCGGGCCACCAGGGTGGAGCTGGGGAGGCGCAGTCTGGAGGGGGAGCTGCAGAGACTCAAATTGAGTCTTGGCGACAGGGAGGCTGAGAGCCAGACCTCCCAGGAGCGCCACGACTCTCTGCTGAAAAAG GTGGCAGAAGGAGAGGCCCGTGTGTCTCTGCtacagagagaggtggagaggctAAGCCAGGCTCTGCTCAAAGCTCAGGAAGGTGAAAATTCACTCAAAGAGAAGACCTCTGTCCTGAAAAAGAGCCTCCAGGAGGCAGCGACCGCTCACAGCAGCACACAGAGTCGTCTGGCCGCTCTGCAGAATACGCTGAGTGTGGCTGAACAGGACAAACGCTTTCTACAG GAAAAAACGGAAGAAACCCGGTCTTCGGTAACAGAGGGGAAGAGAAACATCTCCGCTCTCACTGAACATGTGCAGAGCTTGCAGAGTGAGCTGAGCCAGAGTGAGCTGAGAAGAGAGGAACAAGAGACTGAGCTCAACAACTTTCAAGAG GCTCTTCGTCAGCGCTCAGCCAGCCTCGCAGAGGCTCAGCGCAGTGCTCAGTCCGCTCAGACAGAGCGGGCTGCTGTGGAGGAGCGACTGCGTGGGCTGCAACGTGCTGTCGCCATGCTGGAGGCTGAGAAAAAAGATGCAGAAAGACAGGCAGTGAGGctggaaaaagacaaaaacgcTCTGAGGAATACACTGGATAAG GTCGAACGTCAGAAGCTGAAGACGGAGGAGGGCAGCATGCGGctgtctgcagagaaaagcCGCCTGGATCGCTCTCTGAACACCAGCgagcaggagctgcaggaatcaCAGCAACAGATACTGATGCTGCAG ACTCAGCTGGCTGAGATGGAGCAGTCCAACAATCTTTGTGAGAGTTTGGTGAAGCAGCGTGACGAGGCCCAGCGGGAGTCAGAGAGACTGAGGAGCAGCTACAGGGACATGGAGCGAACACTAGGCACCAGAGAGCGCGCTCACCGACACAGAGTCAAAGGCCTGGAGGAGCAG GTGTCCACTCTGAAGGAGCAGCTGCAACAAGAGATGAAACGGAGGCAACCTTCTCTTCCATCCACCTTGTTGTCAACAGGAAACTGA